The segment CGCTCATCATGCTCGTGCGTGCGAAAAGCCGTGACATTGCGATTTTGCGGACGATGGGCGCCACCCGCGCCGGGCTCATCAAGATCTTCGTCACCGTGGGGGTCACCATCGGCGCGCTCGGCATCGTCGCCGGCATGATCCTGGGGGCGATCTTCCTCTTCTTCCGTCAGTCGGTGGTGAACTTCATCCAGCTGGTCACCGGGCAAAACCTCTGGGATCCCTCGATCCGCTTCCTGACAGAGCTTCCCGCCAAGACCGATCCGTTCGAGGTTCTGGGCATTTGCGCCATGGCACTCGTCTTCAGCTTCCTCGCCACGCTCTATCCGGCCTTCAAGGCGGCGAGCACTGATCCGGTTCAGGTTCTGCGTTATGAATGACATTCTCTCGACGACCGATCTTCGCCGCAACTTCACCCAGGGTGGGGAGGTCATCCATGTGCTGCGCGGAGTAAATCTTCGCGTCGCGCCGGGGGAGATTGTCGCGCTCCTCGGCCCCTCGGGCTCGGGAAAATCGACCCTGCTTCAGGCGGTCGGGCTGCTCGAGGGGGGCTTTGAAGGCTCGATCCGGATCACCGGGCAGGAAGCCTCGAAGATGAATGCCGATGAACGCACCACGCTGCGGCGCGATGCGCTCGGCTTCGTCTACCAGTTCCACCATCTTCTCCCCGATTTCACGGCCGAGGAAAATGTGGTGCTGCCCCAACTCATTCGCGGGGCGGAGAACGAACCCGCGCATGCCCGGGCAAAGACATTGCTCTCAACGCTCGGCCTTGGTCATCGGCTTTCGCACCGTCCCAGCCAGCTTTCGGGCGGCGAGCAGCAGCGCGTGGCCGTCGCTCGCGCGCTCGCCAACCGTCCGGCGCTGGTGCTCGCGGATGAACCCACCGGCAATCTCGACGAGCACACGTCCGACGTGGTGCTTGGCGAATTTCTCCGGCTCGTGCGAGAAGAGGGCTCGGCGGCCTTGGTCGCCACGCATAATGAGCGCCTTGCCGCGCGGATGGACCGCGTGGTCCGCCTGCACGACGGGGTGCTCGAATAACTGGGAAGGGGGATCCCATGCGCGTTACCGATTTTGCCGTAAACATGCCCGGCGGGGAAAGCCGCCACCTGGCCGAATATGCCGGTAAGGTTCTGCTCATCGTCAACGTCGCGTCGCGCTGCGGCTTCACGCCGCAATATACCGGGCTCGAGGCGCTTTACCGCAAATATCAGGGTCAGGGCTTCGAGATTCTGGCCTTCCCCTGCAACCAGTTCGGTGCGCAGGAACCGGGCGATGCCGCTGAAATCGCCAGTTTCTGCAGCCTGAACTATGACGTCACCTTCCCGCTCTTCGCGAAGGTTGAGGTCAACGGCCCGGGCACCGATCCACTTTACGCTTATCTGAAGCGCGCGCGCACCGGCATTTTCGGCACCGGCCGGATCAAGTGGAACTTCACCAAGTTCCTCGTCGATCGCTCGGGCAATGTGGTCGAACGCTTTGCGCCGACAACAAAGCCCGAGGCGATCGAGGCCGCGATCGCGCGGCTGCTCTGATCAGGTTACGCGGCGCGCGATCATCAGCGCCGCGACCCCGCTCATCACGAAACTGATGCCGAGGATGTAACCGGGCAGCGTCATCGCGGTGAAGGGGATGGTCATCAGGATCAATATGTCGAGCAGGATGTTGAGCACACCCATGCCGATCATGATCCAGCGGTGCCGCGGAAAGCGGATGCCCCAATAAATCTCGAGCGCGCCGCGCACACCCAGCCAGATGGCGACGAGCAGGGTAATCGAAATCGCCCCTGACATGGGCCGTGCGATCATCATCACGCCCACGATCAGCGTCAGCAGCCCGAACAATATGTCGTACCAGCGCGATTCGTGCCCGGTTCCGCCAATGCCCGAAGCGATGGCGGCAACCCCCGAAATGATCAGCGCCACCCCGACATAGACGGTAACCGCAATCGTCGCCGGAAACGGCCAGACAAATGCCAATATGCCCAGAACAAGCGAAATCACGCCATAAGCGATCAGCCATTTGCGCCCGCGCTTGAACGGATCTGGCGCTGCTTGTGATGCATCATCCATCATCTCTGCCCCTTCGCAATGTCTCGTTTCGATGTCTAAACGAAAGACGGGTAAAGGCGTTCCGGCGGTGATCCACGCTTTTCAAATCGCGGCGGAAAGCCTAGCGTGAATCGATGTCTCACGCCGCTTATGTACCCCTTCGTATCTTTTCGTCCTTCACCATGCTCGATGGCGCAATCGAGCCGAAGAAGATCGCCTCGCGCGCCCGCGACCTTGGCTTTCCTGCCGCCGCGATCACCGATCGCAACGGCATGTACGGCGTCATGGCCTTTTCGGACGGGTGCAAGGGCTCGGGCGTGCAACCCGTTATCGGCACCATGCTGTGCGTGGCGCGTCCCTCGGTCGACGGCGCGGAACGCTGCTTCGATTGGCTCGCGCTCTATGCGCAGGACGAAGCGGGCTATGACAATCTCTGCGCGCTGGTATCGGCGGCGCATCTCGATCGCCCGGTCGAGGAACAGGCGCATGTCGAACTCTCGGCGTTGCAGGGGCGTACCGACGGTCTGATCGCGCTCACTGCGGGCGGCGAAGGCGCGCTCGCGAAGCTGCTCGCCGAAGGGCAGGCCAATCACGCCGCCGCCTATCTCGACAAGCTTCAGGCGCTGTTTCCCGATCGGCTCTATATCGAGATCGCGCGCCGGAACGAGGATGTGGAAACGCAGGCCGAGCCGCATCTCATCGAACTCGCCTATGCGCGCAATCTGCCGCTCGTCGGCACCAATCCGTGCTGCTTTTCCGAGCCCGATTTCCACGCCGCACACGATGCGATGCTCTGCATCGCGAGTTCATCGTATGTAGAAAGCGACGATCGCAAGAAAAGCTCGCCCGATGCCTGGCTGAAGCCGGTCGAGGAAATGCAGCGGCTTTTCGAGGATCTGCCCGAAGCGCTCGCCAACACGCTCGTCGTCGCGCAGCGCTGTGCTTTCATGGCGCCCAAGCGACCGCCCATTCTGCCCAGCCTTGCGGGCGACCGCGAGGGGGAAGCGAAGAAGCTGCGCGAGGATTCCTTTACCGGGCTCGAAAACCGGTTGGAAGTGGCTGGCATCACCGACCCGGCCGAGCGCCAGCCCTATTTCGATCGCCTCGAATTCGAGCTGGGCATCATCATCCAGATGGGCTTTCCCGGCTACTTCCTGATCGTTGCCGACTTCATCAAATGGGCCAAGGATCACGATATTCCCGTGGGGCCGGGCCGTGGTTCGGGCGCGGGTTCGCTCGTCGCCTGGGTGCTGACGATCACCGATCTCGATCCGCTGAAACTCGGGCTGCTCTTCGAACGCTTCCTCAACCCGGAACGCGTCTCGATGCCCGACTTCGATATCGACTTCTGCGAAACCCGGCGTGAAGAGGTGATCCGCTACGTCCAGCAGAAATATGGCCGCGACCATGTGGCGCAGATCATCACCTTTGGGCGCCTCAAGGCCCGCGCCGTGCTCAAGGACACCGGCCGTGTTCTGCAGATGAGCTATGGTCAGGTCGATCGCCTCGCCAAGCTCGTGCCGAACCATCCGACCGATCCGTGGACGCTGGAACGGACGATGGAAAAGGGCGGGGTGGCCGAGTTCCGCCACGAGTACGAAACCGACAAGGAGGTCCGTCGGCTCGTCGATCTCGCAATGAAGCTGGAAGGCCTGCCGCGCCACAGCTCCACCCACGCCGCCGGTGTGGTGATCGGCGATCGTCCGCTCGATCAACTGGTGCCGCTCTACCGCGATCCGCGCTCGGATATGCCGGTCACCCAGTTCGACATGAAATTCGTCGAGGGCGCGGGCCTCGTCAAATTCGACTTTCTGGGCCTGAAGACGCTTTCGGTTCTGCAAAAGGCGGTGCAGCTCCTCGCCAAGCGCGGGGTGACGATCGATCTTAGCAGCCTCGCCTGGGATGACGTCGATACCTATGCCCTGCTTCAGCGCGGCGATACGGTGGGCGTGTTCCAGCTCGAATCCGAAGGCATGCGCCGCACGCTTGCGGCCGTTCGCCCCACCAATTTCGGCGACATCATCGCGCTCGTCTCGCTCTACCGTCCGGGTCCGATGGATAACATCCCAACCTTCGGCGCGCGTAAGAATGGTCGGGAAGAGATCGAATATCCGCACATGTTGCTGGAGCCGATCCTGAACGAAACTTACGGGATTTTCGTCTATCAGGAACAGGTGATGCAGGCCGCGCAGATCCTCGCGGGCTATTCGCTCGGCGAAGCAGATCTTCTGCGCCGCGCAATGGGTAAGAAGATCAAGGCGGAAATGGATGCCCAGCGCGCCCGCTTCGTCGAAGGTTGCGCCGAAAAGGATATCGCTGCCGCCAAGGCGAACGAATTGTTCGACTTGATCGACAAGTTCGCGGGCTACGGCTTCAACAAGTCGCACGCCGCCGCCTATGCGCTGCTCGCCTATCAGACGGCGTGGCTGAAGGCGCATCACGCGCCCGAATTCTTCGCGGCGTCGATGTGCTACGATATGGCGCTGACCGACAAGCTCAGCATTTTCGTCGATGATATGCGCCGCCTTGAAATCCCGTGCCTGCCGCCGTGCATCAACGCCAGCGAAGCCGAGTTCACGGTCGAGCAGGGCGAAGACGGCCTGTCGGTGCGCTATGCGCTCGCCGCGCTCAAGGGCGTGGGCGAAAAAGCGATGGACGGCGTCGTCGACGAACGGCTCAAGGCCGGGCCTTTCCAGTCGCTCGACGATTTTGCCGACCGGATCGATCCCAAGCTGATCAACCGTCGCCAGATGGAAAGCCTGGCCGCGGGCGGCGCGTTCGACGCGCTCGAACCCAACCGCGCGGGCGTTCATGCGGTGGCGGAGACGATCCTGGCGGTCGCCGCCAGTGCGGAGCAGAGCCGGACCAGCGGGCAGGGCGGTCTTTTCGGCGATTTCGAAGCCAAGACCACGACGATCAAGGTGCCGCAGGATGCGCACTGGTCGCTTGCCGAGCGTATGGCCGAGGAAAAGGACGCTTACGGCTTCTACTTCTCGGCGCATCCGATCGATCGCTTCCGCCACATCGCCGACGGGCACGGCGCCCGCAGCTATGCCGCGCTCTGCGCGCAGCCCGGCGGGGCAGAGGCCAGCCGCACCATGGCGACGATGGCGGGCCTTGTCGAAGACGCGCGCTGGCGCACCTCCGCGCGGGGGCGCCGCTATATGATGGCCACCTGCTCCGATGCGTCCGGCCAGTATATCGCCACCTGTTTCGAGGAAGATCTCGGCAAGGAGCTTGAGGAAATCGCGCGCGAAGGCGGCTGCGTGCTCTTCACGGTCGAGCTTGATCGCCGCCCGGGCGAAGATGCCCCGCGCGTCACGATCAAGCGCATCCAGCGTTTCGAGCAACTGGCTGGCGCCACGCGCCTGACATTGGAAGTCGGCGTTTCCAGCGAAGCCGCGATCCGCACGCTCGCGCAACTGCTTGCCTCTGCGCAAGGGGGACGGGGCGAACTGGTCATCGATGTCGCGCTGCCCGATGGCGCGTCGGCGCGGCTCAGCGCGGGGCGGGATTTCTCGCTCGATGCCGAGCTTTCCGCGCGCATCGAAACGGTCACCGGCGTCACCTCGGTTTCGCTCCGCACCACCGACACGCCCCGGCTTGCACTCGTTTCCTGATTGTCTAACATTCCTGTAAATAAAACAGGAGAGTTGGATGCTTGGCGGGATGCAGGATTTCGAGCTGCGCGTGCCTCGTTTGCTCGACTATGCGGCGCGCGAACATGGTGGCCGGGAAATTGTCAGCTACTGGGCGGACGGAACCACCACGCGCACGAACTGGGCGGGCATTGCCCGCGATGCGCGCAAGCTTGCGCAGGCGCTTGAACGACTGGGGTTGAAAAAGGGCGACCGTGTCGGCACGCTGGCGATGAACCATGGCCGCCATCTGGCCGCATGGTACGGCGTGATCGGCATGGGCGGCGTGATCCACACGATCAACCCGCGCCTGTTCGACGAACAACTCGTCTATATCGCCAATCATGCCGAAGACCGCGTCCTGCTATACGACCGGGCGTTTCAGCCGATTGTCGATCGTCTGCGCGATCAATGGACGACCATCGAGCATTATGTCTGCTTCGATTCCCCGGGGCTCGACGGGTTCGAGGCGCTGATCTCGCCCTTCTCGGGGGACTATGCCTGGGATGAGGGATCGGAACGCGAACCCTGCATGCTCTGCTATACCAGCGGCACCACGGGCAATCCAAAGGGTGTGCTCTACGAACATCGGTCCACGGTGATCCACGCCGTGTCTGAAATTTCGCCCTCCTGCTTCAACCTTGAACCGCGTTCGGTCGCCTTGCCGATCGTGCCAATGTTCCACGCAGCGGGCTGGGGGCTTCCCTTTGCGGGCGCGATTGCTGGCGCCAAATTCGTCTTTTCGGCGATCAACGATGCCGCCGTGCTGTGCCGCCTCATGAACGAGGAAAAGGTCACCCATTCGGCGGGCGTACCAACCGTGTGGCTCGCCATGTTCAGCCATATCGACCAGACCGGGCTCAAGCCCGAATATCTGCAACTCGTCACCATCGGCGGGTCGGCGGCACCCCGTGCAATGATCGAGCGGTTGATGGGGATGGGCATTCGTGTCGGCCACGCCTGGGGGATGACCGAAACCTCCCCCATCGGCACCATGGGCGCGCCCACCTGGAACTGGGATGAGCTCAGCTTCGATGAACAGGTGGATCAGGTGTCGAAACAGGGCCGGGTTCCCTTCGGCGTCGAACTGCGCGTGGTGGACGGCGACGGCAATGTGCTGCCGCGCGACGGCACCTCATCGGGCCGTCTGCAGGTGCGCGGCCCCTGGGTGCTCCGGCGCTATTTCCAGGATGAAGCCGGCGATTGCATCGATGCGGAGAACTGGTTCGATACGGGCGACGTGGCGGTCCTCCACCCATGCGGCACGATGCAGATCACCGACCGGTCAAAGGACGTCATCAAGTCGGGCGGCGAATGGATCAGTTCGGTCGAACTGGAAAACGCTGCGGTCGGCCACCCCGACATTGCCGAAGCCGCGGCGATCGGCGTCCATCACCCCAAATGGGACGAACGCCCGCTGCTCCTCGTCGTCCGCAAGGCCGGGGCAGACCCTTCGGCGGCCGATATCCATGCCTTCCTGTCAGACAAGGTGGCCAAATGGTGGCTTCCTGACGAGATTCTGTTCGTCGATAGCCTGCCGCACACCGCAACGGGCAAACTGCTGAAAACCGCACTCCGGGCGCAATATGCCGATCATGTCCTGCCCACCGCCAAGGCGGCGTGACGGGACGGATCAGAACAGGTTGAACTGGTCTCCGGCGGGGGCCTTGAAAAGATCGCAGCGGAGCGGCCTCATCGGTTCCCGGTTGAGGCCGTTCTTGCGACAGGCGATCCTGAAGCGCGCGCGGATCAGTTCCGCCCATGGGCCGCTACCGCGCATCCGCCCGTAAAAATTTGGATCATTGTCACGCCCCCCGCGCAGCGAACGGACGATCGCCATCACCTTGTCCGCGCGGTCGGGATAATGCGCGTCGAGCCAGGCGCCAAACAGCGGCGCCACCTCGTGCGGCAGCCGCAGCGGGATGAACGATGCGTGGGATGCGCCGGCTTCGGCTCCCGCTTCGATCAGCGCCTCGATCTCATGGTCGGTGATCGCGGGTATCACCGGTGAAATCGACATGACGACGGGAATGCCCGCCTCGCTCAGCGCCTTCACCGCCGCAAGCCGGCGGCGCGGCGCGGGCGCGCGCGGCTCCAGCGTCATCGCGATATGCGGATCGAGCGAGGTGATCGAAACCATCACCGAAACAAGCCCCTTTGCCGCCATCGGCGCCAGCAGGTCGATATCACGCACGATCCGGTCGGATTTGGTGGTGATCAGCAAGGGGTGCTGCGTTTCAGCCAATATAGCCACGCAATCGCGCATGATGTGCCAGTCGCGTTCGATCGGCTGATACGGGTCGGTATTGGTCCCCATCGCGATCGGCGCGACGGTATAGCTGGGCTTCGACAATTCCTTGCGCAGCAGCGCGGCTGCACCGGGCTTGGCAAAGAGCCGCGTCTCGAAATCGATGCCGGGCGACAGGTCGTGATAGGCATGGCTCGGCCGCGCAAAGCAGTAGATGCAGCCATGCTCACAACCCGAAAAAGGGTTAATAGACAGGGTAAACGGAATGTCTGGAGAGTTGTTTCGCGTGATGATTGTGCGCGGGTGAAGGACGGTTACGGTCGTCCTCAATCGCGGGATTTCACCATCGACCAACTCTCTTTCGTCGACCCAATCTCCATCAACCTCTTGATGTAGAGTGTTAAATCTGGTGCAGGCCCGATTGTTTGTTGCGCCTCGTCCACGTTCCTTACGCATTGCGTCACTAGAACATAAAGTGAACGAAATCGCAAGCCGTTCGATGGGCGCTCTTCGATTCCGAGCAATAGATACAGCCATGGACAGCGATGAAAAAATCAGCGGCTGGTTTGTGAGTGCAATGGGCTTCGCATCCCATATAGAATCACACTCAGGTTTCTTTACCTATCTGCGGCTGCACGCCGCCAGTTCGCTCTGAACTCCACACTCATATGTCAGGATATTTATCTATCGATGCCATTCATTTGTTTGCGTGAAACCAATCTATGAACCGTTTGCTCAGGTCAGTTACATCTTCGCGTAGTTGGATTGCTGCCTTGTAAGCCGTGGTACGCTCAAGGCTGAACTGACCACGTTGATAGACGACCTTTGTGAAGTGCCTAA is part of the Sphingomonas sp. C3-2 genome and harbors:
- a CDS encoding glutathione peroxidase, with amino-acid sequence MRVTDFAVNMPGGESRHLAEYAGKVLLIVNVASRCGFTPQYTGLEALYRKYQGQGFEILAFPCNQFGAQEPGDAAEIASFCSLNYDVTFPLFAKVEVNGPGTDPLYAYLKRARTGIFGTGRIKWNFTKFLVDRSGNVVERFAPTTKPEAIEAAIARLL
- the dnaE gene encoding DNA polymerase III subunit alpha — its product is MSHAAYVPLRIFSSFTMLDGAIEPKKIASRARDLGFPAAAITDRNGMYGVMAFSDGCKGSGVQPVIGTMLCVARPSVDGAERCFDWLALYAQDEAGYDNLCALVSAAHLDRPVEEQAHVELSALQGRTDGLIALTAGGEGALAKLLAEGQANHAAAYLDKLQALFPDRLYIEIARRNEDVETQAEPHLIELAYARNLPLVGTNPCCFSEPDFHAAHDAMLCIASSSYVESDDRKKSSPDAWLKPVEEMQRLFEDLPEALANTLVVAQRCAFMAPKRPPILPSLAGDREGEAKKLREDSFTGLENRLEVAGITDPAERQPYFDRLEFELGIIIQMGFPGYFLIVADFIKWAKDHDIPVGPGRGSGAGSLVAWVLTITDLDPLKLGLLFERFLNPERVSMPDFDIDFCETRREEVIRYVQQKYGRDHVAQIITFGRLKARAVLKDTGRVLQMSYGQVDRLAKLVPNHPTDPWTLERTMEKGGVAEFRHEYETDKEVRRLVDLAMKLEGLPRHSSTHAAGVVIGDRPLDQLVPLYRDPRSDMPVTQFDMKFVEGAGLVKFDFLGLKTLSVLQKAVQLLAKRGVTIDLSSLAWDDVDTYALLQRGDTVGVFQLESEGMRRTLAAVRPTNFGDIIALVSLYRPGPMDNIPTFGARKNGREEIEYPHMLLEPILNETYGIFVYQEQVMQAAQILAGYSLGEADLLRRAMGKKIKAEMDAQRARFVEGCAEKDIAAAKANELFDLIDKFAGYGFNKSHAAAYALLAYQTAWLKAHHAPEFFAASMCYDMALTDKLSIFVDDMRRLEIPCLPPCINASEAEFTVEQGEDGLSVRYALAALKGVGEKAMDGVVDERLKAGPFQSLDDFADRIDPKLINRRQMESLAAGGAFDALEPNRAGVHAVAETILAVAASAEQSRTSGQGGLFGDFEAKTTTIKVPQDAHWSLAERMAEEKDAYGFYFSAHPIDRFRHIADGHGARSYAALCAQPGGAEASRTMATMAGLVEDARWRTSARGRRYMMATCSDASGQYIATCFEEDLGKELEEIAREGGCVLFTVELDRRPGEDAPRVTIKRIQRFEQLAGATRLTLEVGVSSEAAIRTLAQLLASAQGGRGELVIDVALPDGASARLSAGRDFSLDAELSARIETVTGVTSVSLRTTDTPRLALVS
- a CDS encoding HdeD family acid-resistance protein; amino-acid sequence: MMDDASQAAPDPFKRGRKWLIAYGVISLVLGILAFVWPFPATIAVTVYVGVALIISGVAAIASGIGGTGHESRWYDILFGLLTLIVGVMMIARPMSGAISITLLVAIWLGVRGALEIYWGIRFPRHRWIMIGMGVLNILLDILILMTIPFTAMTLPGYILGISFVMSGVAALMIARRVT
- a CDS encoding ABC transporter ATP-binding protein, with the protein product MNDILSTTDLRRNFTQGGEVIHVLRGVNLRVAPGEIVALLGPSGSGKSTLLQAVGLLEGGFEGSIRITGQEASKMNADERTTLRRDALGFVYQFHHLLPDFTAEENVVLPQLIRGAENEPAHARAKTLLSTLGLGHRLSHRPSQLSGGEQQRVAVARALANRPALVLADEPTGNLDEHTSDVVLGEFLRLVREEGSAALVATHNERLAARMDRVVRLHDGVLE
- a CDS encoding PA0069 family radical SAM protein, which translates into the protein MRKERGRGATNNRACTRFNTLHQEVDGDWVDERELVDGEIPRLRTTVTVLHPRTIITRNNSPDIPFTLSINPFSGCEHGCIYCFARPSHAYHDLSPGIDFETRLFAKPGAAALLRKELSKPSYTVAPIAMGTNTDPYQPIERDWHIMRDCVAILAETQHPLLITTKSDRIVRDIDLLAPMAAKGLVSVMVSITSLDPHIAMTLEPRAPAPRRRLAAVKALSEAGIPVVMSISPVIPAITDHEIEALIEAGAEAGASHASFIPLRLPHEVAPLFGAWLDAHYPDRADKVMAIVRSLRGGRDNDPNFYGRMRGSGPWAELIRARFRIACRKNGLNREPMRPLRCDLFKAPAGDQFNLF
- a CDS encoding long-chain fatty acid--CoA ligase, which codes for MLGGMQDFELRVPRLLDYAAREHGGREIVSYWADGTTTRTNWAGIARDARKLAQALERLGLKKGDRVGTLAMNHGRHLAAWYGVIGMGGVIHTINPRLFDEQLVYIANHAEDRVLLYDRAFQPIVDRLRDQWTTIEHYVCFDSPGLDGFEALISPFSGDYAWDEGSEREPCMLCYTSGTTGNPKGVLYEHRSTVIHAVSEISPSCFNLEPRSVALPIVPMFHAAGWGLPFAGAIAGAKFVFSAINDAAVLCRLMNEEKVTHSAGVPTVWLAMFSHIDQTGLKPEYLQLVTIGGSAAPRAMIERLMGMGIRVGHAWGMTETSPIGTMGAPTWNWDELSFDEQVDQVSKQGRVPFGVELRVVDGDGNVLPRDGTSSGRLQVRGPWVLRRYFQDEAGDCIDAENWFDTGDVAVLHPCGTMQITDRSKDVIKSGGEWISSVELENAAVGHPDIAEAAAIGVHHPKWDERPLLLVVRKAGADPSAADIHAFLSDKVAKWWLPDEILFVDSLPHTATGKLLKTALRAQYADHVLPTAKAA